From a region of the Helicobacter hepaticus ATCC 51449 genome:
- a CDS encoding GspE/PulE family protein: MQPKVYAQFSPVNLLEHTLCSWCLNALEYKFILKHQCLIFFADSQNLHIALKNIQAPLELIRAHISHLYPQLDIQFFSATNEAFDIQARHIRIFQHFCILKNALLAQHQTPQNADENQDIIVVQLLDFILQTCIEEGASDIHFECQSTIQDSPPYEHTQDKQKAKVRIRVDGMLRERFSLESNVFEALSSRLKLECELDITQIRRSQDGRFSREFGTQAYDFRLSFLPAFGGESIVIRILNKNTQTITLQSLGFNSTHLDMIRRNIIAPYGIILLTGPTGSGKSTTLYAILESIKSPTKKIITLEDPIEYQMQLVTQVIVNEKHNFGFAKALRALLRHDPDVLMVGEIRDEESLEIALRASLTGHLVLSTLHANDSLSVIERLLDMGAENYLLASSLHLIISQRLVRKLCPYCKIPLSPQDMKQKLIKYNLQHFEDKIKDSVFFAPRGCGYCNMQGFSGRALIAECLENSDILRTYIKSPHNKTQILQSLREKGFESMFENGFKIASEGLSSFEEVYRVCKI, from the coding sequence ATGCAGCCCAAAGTATATGCTCAATTCTCGCCTGTGAATCTCCTTGAACATACGCTTTGTTCTTGGTGTTTAAATGCCCTTGAATATAAATTTATCCTCAAACACCAATGTTTAATTTTCTTCGCAGATTCTCAAAATTTACACATTGCACTCAAAAATATACAAGCACCACTTGAGCTTATACGAGCTCATATTTCACATCTTTATCCCCAATTAGATATACAATTTTTCTCTGCCACAAATGAAGCTTTTGATATACAAGCACGTCATATACGTATTTTTCAACATTTCTGCATACTCAAAAATGCACTCTTAGCTCAACACCAAACTCCACAAAATGCAGATGAAAATCAAGATATAATCGTGGTGCAGCTCCTTGATTTTATCTTACAAACTTGCATTGAAGAGGGTGCAAGCGATATACATTTTGAATGTCAAAGCACTATTCAAGATTCTCCGCCATATGAACATACACAAGATAAACAAAAAGCAAAAGTGCGAATACGCGTAGATGGTATGCTAAGAGAACGCTTTAGCCTAGAATCAAATGTTTTTGAGGCTCTTAGTTCACGACTAAAACTTGAATGTGAGCTTGATATTACCCAAATACGACGAAGTCAAGATGGACGCTTTAGCCGTGAATTTGGGACACAAGCTTATGATTTTCGACTCTCTTTTCTTCCTGCTTTTGGTGGAGAATCTATTGTTATTAGAATCCTTAACAAAAATACACAAACAATCACTCTTCAATCACTTGGCTTTAATTCTACACATTTAGATATGATTAGGCGCAATATTATCGCCCCTTATGGCATTATTTTACTTACAGGACCTACAGGAAGTGGTAAATCTACTACACTTTATGCCATATTAGAGTCTATAAAATCTCCAACTAAAAAAATCATCACTCTTGAAGACCCTATTGAATATCAAATGCAACTCGTAACCCAAGTAATCGTTAATGAAAAACATAACTTCGGTTTTGCAAAAGCTCTAAGAGCATTATTGCGACACGACCCTGATGTATTAATGGTAGGAGAAATACGTGATGAAGAAAGCCTTGAAATTGCACTAAGAGCCTCACTAACTGGACATTTGGTGCTTTCAACGCTTCACGCTAATGATTCTTTAAGTGTAATAGAACGCCTGCTTGATATGGGAGCAGAGAATTACTTGCTTGCTTCGAGCCTTCATTTAATCATTTCTCAAAGACTTGTAAGAAAACTATGTCCATATTGTAAAATTCCGCTTTCCCCACAAGATATGAAACAAAAGCTTATAAAATATAACCTACAACATTTTGAAGATAAAATAAAAGATAGTGTGTTTTTTGCTCCTCGTGGCTGTGGATATTGTAATATGCAGGGATTTAGTGGGCGTGCGCTTATTGCAGAATGCCTTGAAAACTCTGATATACTCCGCACCTATATCAAATCGCCCCATAACAAAACCCAAATTCTACAATCTCTCCGAGAAAAAGGGTTTGAAAGTATGTTCGAAAATGGATTTAAGATTGCAAGCGAAGGTTTAAGTTCTTTTGAAGAAGTATATAGGGTGTGCAAAATATGA
- the mshL gene encoding pilus (MSHA type) biogenesis protein MshL, giving the protein MKRQNALFILCVYLVPLIDFACDIPINIRSGSNAPLSKIIEEIATQCHLNVIYLQENTKTMLDNKKTSIHIANKSLKNVLDSLIIGNDFHYTLQKDTLKIGFLLTKTFEISYIATTRVGSSNTDIVFSQDNQVQSLYNTTNSAPLAFSNFEMQSQAHKMAMDKATSSNPNIGKSGTKIYSIDEIDFWGELQNEIAGVAYAPGDIYQPQMSELKGKNKDIIINKAAGLLTITASPLQIKRVERYIAQLNDKIQKQVLIDVHILNVQHTDNQTYGIDWNEFYKLGNIMTLPAEHQNTSSGSIDSSGGRFAINIFSQGVNINRIVEFLQTYGKVQSISNPKVLTLNNQPAIISVGSVLRYSQNTTYQTTTQGTSVQNNSQAFPSVFAGILLDVTPSIKDGKIILKINPSITKTKDISIENQTIALNAPPNLSTKQLSSLVQLKDGEQIVLGGLIDKTEGQTTRKIPILGDIPFVKYFFSYKQNIKETQEMVIIIAPHIVRLDANETAASPKAEHIQKMNLIDNKDIQDSQNAPKEQ; this is encoded by the coding sequence ATGAAAAGGCAAAATGCGCTTTTTATCTTATGTGTTTATCTCGTCCCACTTATTGATTTTGCGTGTGATATACCCATTAATATTCGTTCAGGCAGTAACGCCCCTTTAAGTAAAATCATTGAAGAAATTGCTACACAATGCCACCTTAACGTCATATATCTCCAAGAAAATACCAAAACTATGCTTGATAACAAAAAAACATCTATTCATATTGCAAACAAATCTCTTAAAAATGTCCTTGATAGTCTTATTATAGGCAATGATTTTCACTACACCCTGCAAAAAGACACGCTTAAAATTGGTTTTTTACTCACTAAAACCTTTGAAATTAGCTATATCGCTACTACTCGCGTAGGTTCAAGCAATACCGATATTGTATTCTCACAAGATAACCAAGTTCAATCTCTTTACAATACTACAAACTCTGCGCCTCTTGCATTTTCAAATTTTGAAATGCAATCCCAAGCGCATAAAATGGCAATGGACAAAGCCACCTCAAGCAATCCCAACATTGGCAAAAGTGGCACAAAAATTTATAGTATTGATGAAATTGATTTTTGGGGCGAGTTGCAAAATGAAATCGCAGGTGTAGCTTATGCTCCCGGTGATATATATCAGCCACAAATGTCGGAATTAAAAGGAAAAAACAAAGATATTATCATCAATAAAGCTGCTGGTTTGCTTACTATTACGGCTTCTCCATTACAAATAAAACGAGTTGAGCGATATATAGCGCAGCTTAATGACAAGATTCAAAAACAAGTGCTTATTGATGTACATATTCTTAATGTTCAACACACAGATAACCAAACTTATGGTATTGATTGGAATGAGTTTTATAAACTTGGCAATATTATGACACTTCCCGCAGAGCATCAAAATACAAGTAGCGGAAGCATAGATTCTAGTGGAGGCAGATTTGCGATTAATATATTTTCACAAGGCGTAAATATTAATCGTATTGTAGAGTTTTTGCAAACCTATGGCAAAGTCCAATCTATCTCTAACCCAAAAGTCCTTACCCTCAATAATCAACCTGCCATTATTAGCGTAGGAAGTGTGCTTCGTTATTCACAAAACACCACTTATCAAACTACTACACAAGGCACTTCGGTGCAAAATAACTCTCAAGCCTTTCCCTCTGTCTTTGCTGGAATTCTCCTTGATGTAACACCAAGTATTAAAGATGGCAAGATTATTCTTAAAATCAACCCTTCCATTACGAAAACAAAAGATATTTCTATTGAGAATCAAACAATTGCTCTAAATGCACCACCTAATCTTTCCACCAAACAACTTTCCTCACTTGTGCAGCTTAAAGATGGTGAGCAAATCGTGCTTGGTGGCTTAATTGATAAAACAGAAGGACAAACTACTCGTAAAATTCCTATTCTTGGGGATATTCCTTTTGTCAAATATTTCTTTAGCTATAAGCAAAATATCAAAGAAACTCAAGAAATGGTTATTATCATAGCACCCCATATCGTGCGATTAGATGCTAACGAAACTGCCGCTAGTCCAAAAGCAGAGCATATTCAAAAGATGAATCTTATAGATAATAAAGACATACAAGATTCTCAAAATGCACCAAAGGAACAATGA
- a CDS encoding type II secretion system F family protein yields MKKLPQKYLIKGIKDNQHIQITLFATSYENAKELSLHKHNIYPIEIKALSGFEFLHLQMLQLDSKITKQDISALFLQISIMLCASLPILEVIQVCAKNTKKIALKRILLEIAYRLNLGQKLSVAFKEHKHIFGDMTWSMLALGEKSGELGEIFKMLSAHLAREHKNKSKVKRALFYPLLVLISIIGAFVGIVMFVLPEFLVMFEELSVNLPIYTRILIYMQSFFEHFGLIFILGLLFMTFGLQKLYKHSLDFKHKIHTLILHLPFVGEIIKLNFFYQYTFTLFLQLKSATPLDLALSLSNNALSNLALKAQFNKVLEYVKNGKSLSLALIQEEMLDEISLALLAAGEQSGKLPEMLEVCAKRFEEIAQEKIDFLISLIEPILSLCMGMLLLFLALGVFVPMWDMSAHAMSA; encoded by the coding sequence ATGAAAAAACTGCCACAAAAATACCTTATTAAAGGCATTAAAGATAACCAACACATTCAAATAACACTCTTTGCAACCTCGTATGAGAATGCTAAGGAGCTAAGTTTGCATAAGCATAATATTTATCCTATTGAAATTAAAGCCTTAAGTGGCTTTGAATTTTTACACCTACAAATGCTACAACTTGATAGCAAAATCACAAAACAGGATATAAGTGCACTTTTTTTGCAAATTTCCATTATGCTTTGTGCCTCATTGCCAATCCTTGAGGTCATTCAAGTATGTGCTAAAAATACCAAAAAAATAGCCCTAAAACGAATTTTACTTGAAATTGCTTATCGTTTGAATCTTGGACAAAAGCTTTCTGTCGCATTTAAAGAACATAAACATATTTTTGGCGATATGACTTGGAGTATGCTAGCACTTGGAGAAAAGAGCGGGGAGCTTGGTGAAATTTTTAAAATGCTAAGTGCGCATCTTGCAAGGGAACACAAAAACAAAAGTAAAGTTAAGCGCGCACTTTTTTATCCTTTGCTTGTGCTTATAAGCATTATTGGTGCATTTGTGGGTATTGTAATGTTTGTGCTACCTGAATTTTTGGTAATGTTTGAAGAATTAAGTGTGAATCTACCTATTTATACGCGGATTCTCATTTATATGCAATCTTTTTTTGAGCATTTTGGACTTATTTTTATTCTTGGGCTTCTCTTTATGACTTTTGGGTTGCAAAAATTATATAAACACTCTTTAGACTTTAAGCATAAAATCCATACTTTAATCTTGCACTTACCCTTTGTAGGCGAAATTATAAAGCTTAATTTTTTCTACCAATACACTTTCACGCTCTTTTTACAGCTCAAATCTGCCACACCTCTTGACTTAGCTCTTTCCCTTAGCAATAATGCACTAAGTAATCTCGCACTCAAAGCACAATTTAACAAAGTGCTTGAATATGTCAAAAATGGCAAAAGCCTCTCTTTAGCGCTTATACAAGAAGAAATGCTTGATGAAATTTCTTTGGCTCTTCTTGCTGCTGGAGAACAAAGTGGCAAACTTCCTGAAATGCTTGAAGTATGCGCTAAACGATTTGAGGAAATTGCCCAAGAAAAAATAGATTTTCTCATTTCACTTATTGAGCCAATTTTGAGCCTTTGTATGGGTATGCTACTTTTATTTCTAGCTTTGGGCGTATTTGTGCCTATGTGGGATATGAGTGCGCACGCTATGAGTGCTTAA
- the thyX gene encoding FAD-dependent thymidylate synthase, whose translation MEKTIPCNIIITLLHYTPLHICSNAIRTCWQSFDKGDNGGEKDIELIDRVGNKFKHASTLEHLYYNFYIKGISRACLQELARHRLASYSVKSSRYTLKELKNLPSFLPVNDENLARAEQFVVFTNNKEVDIASLKALENLREILCNNVSNDVAKFAMPESYRTELSFSINARSLQNFLSLRTSKSALWEIRALAFSIFNALPEEHRFIFQDCVQEC comes from the coding sequence ATGGAAAAAACCATACCTTGCAATATCATTATCACTCTTTTGCATTACACACCATTGCATATTTGCAGCAATGCCATTCGCACCTGCTGGCAGAGCTTTGATAAGGGCGATAATGGTGGAGAAAAAGACATTGAACTCATTGATAGAGTGGGCAATAAATTTAAACACGCAAGCACTTTGGAACATTTATATTATAATTTTTATATTAAAGGGATTTCACGAGCGTGTTTGCAAGAACTTGCGCGTCATCGCCTCGCAAGCTATAGCGTAAAATCATCGCGTTATACACTCAAAGAACTAAAAAACCTTCCAAGCTTTCTCCCTGTTAATGATGAGAATCTTGCTCGTGCAGAGCAATTTGTTGTTTTTACAAATAATAAGGAAGTTGATATTGCCTCACTTAAAGCACTTGAAAACTTACGCGAGATTTTGTGTAATAATGTCAGCAATGACGTCGCTAAATTTGCTATGCCAGAATCTTATCGCACAGAGCTAAGTTTTAGTATTAATGCACGAAGTTTGCAAAATTTCCTTTCTTTACGCACTTCTAAATCTGCGCTTTGGGAGATTCGTGCTTTAGCCTTTAGCATATTTAACGCATTGCCAGAAGAACATCGTTTTATTTTTCAAGATTGTGTGCAAGAATGTTGA
- a CDS encoding ABC transporter ATP-binding protein: protein MSIIKVRELYTQYGDVIIHNGISFDVKKGEIFGILGGSGSGKSTLLKNMLFLEKPTSGKIEFFGENIWALPEDKRGRILNRCGVMFQFGALFSSMNVLDNVAFLLTQKSHYDTLTINRISKMWLELVGLSKEVAYKYPYELSGGMKKRVALARALALSPDILFLDEPTSGLDLQSSERFDTLIIKLKEVLKITIVMVTHDLDSIKDSVDRLILLEDKHIVFEGTLSELYHQKQQGDNQAKIFSGQRGIRFWQSFEENISKGDNKWNAM from the coding sequence ATGAGTATTATTAAAGTGCGTGAGCTTTATACACAATATGGTGATGTTATTATTCACAATGGGATTAGTTTTGATGTGAAAAAAGGTGAAATTTTTGGTATCTTAGGTGGAAGTGGAAGTGGTAAAAGCACATTGCTTAAAAATATGCTTTTTTTGGAAAAACCAACTTCTGGAAAAATTGAATTTTTTGGAGAAAATATTTGGGCATTACCTGAAGATAAACGAGGGAGGATTCTTAATCGCTGTGGAGTGATGTTTCAATTTGGAGCATTGTTTTCATCAATGAATGTGCTTGATAATGTGGCTTTTTTACTTACTCAAAAAAGCCATTATGATACCCTAACTATTAATAGAATCTCAAAGATGTGGTTAGAGTTAGTAGGCTTATCTAAGGAAGTAGCTTATAAATATCCTTATGAGCTCTCTGGTGGTATGAAAAAGCGTGTAGCACTTGCACGAGCTTTAGCCCTTAGTCCTGATATTTTATTTTTAGATGAACCTACAAGCGGGCTTGATTTACAAAGTTCGGAACGATTTGACACTTTGATTATTAAGCTTAAAGAAGTATTGAAAATTACGATTGTAATGGTAACACACGATTTAGATTCTATTAAAGATAGTGTAGATAGATTGATTTTACTTGAAGATAAGCATATTGTATTTGAAGGCACATTGTCTGAACTTTATCATCAAAAACAGCAAGGAGATAATCAGGCAAAAATCTTTTCAGGACAACGAGGGATAAGATTTTGGCAAAGTTTTGAAGAAAATATATCAAAAGGAGATAATAAATGGAACGCAATGTAA
- a CDS encoding MlaD family protein, whose amino-acid sequence MERNVKYVWIATLFFIILILMVAFILWLNRFEIDSTRYTQYYAYSSDEVSGVSANTPIRYKGISVGRVQSVSFKDIKEGTIQIQMLIDSQLYVRENAKVIISSQGLAGANYLSLIQSNGGELLQKNSEGKKVLELDKGSIEKIMSKASELSDDMASLLKSLNNGLNEENLQEINIMIKELSNSAHNLQNISAQMNKNMQRGEYNLREILTPTLFQLQGSLQDMSKFFNQASSFIDKMDKDPYNSLFGKQNQSSQKDKK is encoded by the coding sequence ATGGAACGCAATGTAAAATATGTGTGGATTGCCACACTCTTTTTTATTATTTTGATATTAATGGTTGCTTTTATATTGTGGCTTAATCGTTTTGAAATAGATTCTACACGATATACACAATATTATGCATATAGCTCTGATGAAGTAAGTGGTGTCAGCGCAAATACACCTATACGTTACAAAGGTATTAGTGTTGGAAGAGTGCAATCTGTAAGCTTTAAAGATATTAAAGAAGGCACAATACAAATTCAAATGCTTATAGATTCTCAATTATATGTGCGTGAAAATGCTAAAGTCATCATTAGCTCTCAAGGATTGGCAGGAGCGAATTATCTTTCACTTATTCAAAGCAATGGAGGAGAATTGCTTCAAAAAAATAGCGAGGGCAAAAAGGTGCTTGAGCTTGATAAGGGAAGTATTGAAAAGATTATGAGCAAAGCAAGTGAGCTAAGTGATGATATGGCATCTTTACTTAAAAGTCTTAATAATGGTTTGAATGAAGAAAATCTCCAAGAAATTAATATAATGATTAAAGAATTAAGCAACTCTGCACACAATCTCCAAAACATAAGCGCGCAAATGAATAAAAATATGCAAAGAGGTGAATATAATTTACGTGAGATTCTCACTCCTACACTCTTTCAGCTTCAAGGGAGCTTGCAAGATATGAGCAAATTTTTTAACCAAGCTTCATCATTTATAGACAAAATGGACAAAGACCCTTATAATAGTCTCTTTGGTAAGCAAAATCAATCCTCACAAAAGGATAAAAAATGA
- the ruvC gene encoding crossover junction endodeoxyribonuclease RuvC, producing the protein MHILGIDPGSRNCGYAIINYAPHVNSLKLIEAGIIKIKERDLQTQIMEFVEGIDLVIKNIHIDEVAIEDIFFAYNPQSVIKLAQFRGALSLKILQEIGNFSEYTPLQVKKAITGNGKADKTQVAFMVKRILGLKGEIKPLDITDAIAIAITHSQRIKTNDVHSTPNLQRAMPLKSLSANPSKGCI; encoded by the coding sequence TTGCATATCTTAGGTATAGACCCCGGAAGTAGAAATTGCGGTTATGCAATTATCAATTATGCACCTCACGTTAATTCACTTAAACTCATTGAAGCAGGTATTATTAAAATCAAAGAGCGTGATTTACAAACCCAAATTATGGAATTTGTAGAAGGCATTGATTTGGTAATTAAAAATATTCATATTGATGAGGTGGCTATTGAAGATATATTTTTTGCTTACAACCCTCAAAGTGTCATCAAACTTGCTCAATTTCGTGGGGCATTGAGCTTAAAAATTCTCCAAGAGATTGGAAATTTTTCTGAATACACACCCTTACAGGTCAAAAAAGCAATCACAGGAAATGGTAAGGCAGACAAAACCCAAGTTGCATTTATGGTAAAGCGCATTTTAGGGCTTAAGGGTGAAATAAAACCTCTTGATATTACAGATGCTATTGCCATTGCCATTACACATTCTCAACGTATCAAAACAAACGATGTTCATTCTACACCTAATCTTCAACGTGCAATGCCTTTAAAATCTCTTTCTGCAAACCCTTCTAAAGGCTGTATATGA
- a CDS encoding DUF354 domain-containing protein — MIWLDIIDPKYVLFFKSLIPQLEALDSVIVTTRKSKDYDECARLLELFNIESYAIGGYGGASKLGKFEARLSRQKGFLKLFNKLGEIPSIFITGASVDGVQCAFGLGIPVVHFADTPVAGEHFCLKDLTILSRLTLPLSTLVFHPFVVPQICYTSLGLQPSQVISYNFIDVAVWLQDVPLSFSPNCKQKADFCSHLGLYENLPIILVREEEYKAHYVKQKLPIIYQSIAHLAQSGKANILIMPRYGEQELESLFGKEKYVKILTQKFEPKAFYPFIDVLLGGGGTMNLEACYLGIPVISTRSLLLFHDRFLLEHNLMRHAKSVEEVMKFLDEILCSLSPKSKRDDLFAPNGADFSTILPHIKSLIKHS, encoded by the coding sequence ATGATTTGGCTTGATATTATTGACCCAAAATATGTGTTGTTTTTTAAATCACTTATTCCACAGCTTGAGGCATTAGATTCTGTCATTGTAACCACTCGCAAAAGCAAGGATTATGATGAGTGCGCAAGGCTTTTAGAGCTTTTTAATATAGAATCTTATGCCATTGGTGGATATGGTGGAGCGAGCAAACTAGGCAAATTTGAAGCAAGGCTTAGTCGTCAAAAAGGTTTTTTAAAGCTTTTTAATAAGCTTGGGGAGATACCTAGTATTTTCATTACAGGCGCAAGTGTTGATGGTGTGCAATGTGCTTTTGGTTTAGGCATACCTGTGGTGCATTTTGCTGATACTCCTGTGGCAGGAGAGCATTTCTGCCTTAAGGATTTAACAATTTTATCAAGGCTTACCTTGCCACTTTCCACACTTGTTTTTCACCCTTTTGTCGTGCCCCAAATTTGTTATACAAGTTTAGGCTTACAACCTAGTCAAGTTATTTCTTATAATTTTATTGATGTAGCAGTGTGGCTACAAGATGTGCCGCTCTCATTTTCACCAAATTGCAAACAAAAAGCAGATTTTTGCTCTCATTTGGGATTATATGAGAATTTGCCCATTATTCTTGTGCGTGAAGAAGAATACAAAGCACATTATGTGAAGCAAAAGCTACCGATTATTTATCAGAGTATTGCACACTTAGCGCAAAGTGGAAAGGCGAATATACTCATAATGCCTCGCTATGGAGAGCAGGAATTAGAATCTCTTTTTGGCAAGGAAAAATATGTGAAGATTCTCACGCAAAAGTTTGAACCCAAAGCATTTTATCCTTTTATAGATGTGCTTCTTGGAGGTGGAGGGACGATGAATCTTGAAGCTTGTTATTTGGGTATACCTGTGATTTCAACGCGCTCACTTTTGCTATTTCACGATAGATTCTTGCTTGAGCACAATCTTATGCGCCACGCTAAGAGTGTGGAGGAGGTAATGAAATTTTTAGATGAGATACTTTGTTCTTTAAGTCCTAAGTCCAAAAGAGATGATTTGTTTGCGCCAAATGGTGCAGATTTTAGCACGATTTTGCCTCACATTAAGTCCCTTATTAAGCACTCATAG
- the dnaA gene encoding chromosomal replication initiator protein DnaA, which translates to MHIDNILKKLKSKLSEFEYQFYISLMEYDENASRTDMKVFYVPNIFVANWIKSNHLESIIDAFEEESNNGVRPEIHIKVKEKKENVKSLKNNKSMLYFNTNGLSLNPFYTFENFVVGKSNEYAYTIAKLVLQQQASAYNPVLLYGKSGLGKTHLLNAIGNDVKEKNKNVLYVTSEDFLNDYMDKIKRKTMDSFRDKYRKCDYLLIDDVQFFGGKEGIQEELLHTFNTLHNSQKQIVMTSDKPPKEIKGLEERLRTRFEWGAMAEITNPELETKIAIIKSKCEVNRIVLENEVIDYIASNIYGNIRQIEGILSTINAHINLSPESSSLKIAKNVLKNYQIEKLEGITLDNIIKVVSKELNIKPSEIVSKERNRKVTFARRAVIYLAHSLMINSMNIIAKELGMKDHSSVSKALKAIKKEIAENSTTRNIIEDMKSKIQQSLDSV; encoded by the coding sequence TTGCATATTGATAATATATTAAAGAAACTTAAAAGTAAGCTATCCGAGTTTGAATATCAATTTTATATTTCGCTTATGGAATACGATGAAAATGCCTCCAGAACAGATATGAAGGTTTTTTATGTGCCAAATATTTTTGTAGCGAATTGGATAAAAAGTAACCATCTAGAATCTATTATTGATGCATTTGAAGAGGAAAGCAATAATGGTGTGCGTCCAGAAATTCACATAAAAGTAAAAGAAAAAAAAGAGAATGTGAAAAGTTTAAAAAACAATAAAAGTATGCTTTATTTTAATACAAATGGTTTATCTCTTAATCCTTTTTACACTTTTGAAAATTTTGTTGTGGGAAAATCTAATGAATATGCCTATACGATAGCAAAACTTGTTTTGCAACAGCAAGCAAGTGCCTATAATCCTGTATTACTTTATGGTAAGTCAGGTCTTGGGAAGACACATTTGCTTAATGCCATAGGTAATGATGTCAAAGAGAAAAACAAAAATGTGCTTTATGTAACTTCAGAGGATTTTCTTAATGACTATATGGATAAAATCAAACGCAAGACAATGGATAGTTTTCGGGATAAATATCGCAAGTGTGATTATTTGCTCATTGATGATGTGCAGTTTTTTGGTGGCAAAGAAGGAATACAAGAAGAGCTTCTTCATACTTTTAATACCTTGCACAATAGTCAAAAACAAATTGTAATGACAAGTGATAAGCCGCCAAAAGAGATTAAGGGACTAGAGGAGAGATTGCGCACGCGTTTTGAGTGGGGAGCTATGGCAGAAATTACTAATCCAGAGCTTGAAACCAAAATTGCCATTATTAAATCTAAATGTGAAGTTAATCGTATTGTGCTTGAAAATGAAGTCATTGACTATATTGCTTCAAATATTTATGGCAATATTCGTCAGATTGAGGGGATTCTTTCTACTATTAATGCTCATATTAATCTTTCTCCAGAGAGCAGTAGTCTAAAAATTGCCAAAAATGTGCTTAAAAACTATCAAATTGAAAAGCTTGAGGGTATTACTCTTGATAATATTATTAAAGTTGTCAGTAAAGAGCTTAATATAAAACCTAGTGAAATTGTCTCCAAAGAACGCAATAGAAAGGTTACATTCGCACGCCGTGCAGTTATTTATCTTGCACACTCTTTAATGATTAACTCTATGAACATAATTGCCAAAGAGTTGGGTATGAAAGATCACAGTTCGGTAAGTAAAGCGCTCAAAGCTATTAAAAAAGAAATCGCTGAAAATTCTACAACGCGTAATATTATTGAAGATATGAAAAGCAAAATTCAGCAAAGTTTAGATAGCGTTTAA